The following are encoded together in the Lactuca sativa cultivar Salinas chromosome 1, Lsat_Salinas_v11, whole genome shotgun sequence genome:
- the LOC111899470 gene encoding polygalacturonase — protein sequence MHTPLAPLLLVPPADMANKRFLTAACIYLILSFFQSSCDAASYNVVRFGARSNGRTDSSQAFQNAWKAACAASGSSNMVYIPRGTFMTKPVVFSGPCRSRILFQNDGTIVAPPNYQDMGNSGFWILFTKLSRLTVQGGTIDARGTQFWACRRTGSRCPAGVRSITFMWSNNVLVRGVTSLYSQTIHVAVSRCTNIVFDRMRIVAPSRSPNTDGIIVQSSTGVTIKNSLIKTGDDCIAIGPGSKNVWIQKIACGPGHGISIGSLGNSLNEAGVQNVTVTDSIFTKTQNGVRIKSWARDSKSYATNVEFRNIIMRAVDNPIFIDQTYCPSNRCPRETSGVQVSNVRYSNIKGTSTTVEAVKFECSASNPCRGIRMRNIRITTPNRPTISTCEHVAGSSSGVIIPKSCL from the exons ATGCACACACCACTCGCACCTCTATTGCTCGTACCTCCCGCCGACATGGCCAATAAGCGTTTTCTAACAGCTGCTTGCATTTACTTGATTTTATCATTCTTTCAATCTTCTTGTGACGCAGCTTCCTACAATGTCGTTAGGTTTGGGGCTAGATCCAATGGTCGAACCGATTCTAGCCAAGCTTTCCAAAATGCATGGAAGGCTGCATGCGCTGCCTCCGGTTCATCCAATATGGTTTACATCCCCAGGGGCACTTTCATGACTAAACCAGTCGTGTTTAGCGGACCTTGCAGGAGCAGGATCCTTTTTCAAAACGATGGCACCATTGTTGCACCACCAAATTATCAGGACATGGGCAACTCAGGGTTCTGGATATTGTTTACTAAGCTTTCTCGGTTAACCGTTCAAGGGGGAACCATTGACGCCAGGGGTACTCAGTTCTGGGCTTGTCGACGGACCGGGAGTCGTTGTCCAGCGGGTGTAAGG TCGATAACGTTCATGTGGTCGAACAATGTGTTGGTTAGGGGAGTAACTTCATTGTACAGCCAAACCATTCATGTTGCCGTGAGCAGATGCACCAATATCGTCTTCGATCGTATGAGAATCGTAGCGCCAAGCCGAAGCCCCAACACAGATGGTATCATCGTTCAATCGTCAACCGGTGTTACCATCAAGAACAGTCTGATCAAGACTGGTGACGATTGCATAGCAATTGGTCCTGGTTCCAAGAACGTTTGGATCCAGAAGATCGCTTGTGGCCCTGGCCATGGTATAAG CATAGGAAGCTTGGGAAACAGTTTAAACGAAGCAGGAGTACAGAATGTAACAGTCACAGACAGCATCTTCACCAAAACACAAAATGGAGTGCGAATCAAGTCATGGGCCAGGGATAGCAAGAGCTACGCGACTAATGTAGAGTTCAGGAACATCATAATGAGGGCTGTGGACAATCCGATCTTCATCGATCAGACTTACTGTCCAAGTAACCGGTGCCCTCGTGAG ACTTCTGGAGTCCAAGTTAGCAACGTGCGATACAGCAACATAAAAGGTACATCTACGACAGTGGAAGCTGTGAAGTTCGAATGCAGTGCGAGCAATCCGTGCAGAGGGATCCGAATGCGTAACATACGAATAACGACTCCAAATCGACCGACCATATCTACCTGTGAACACGTAGCTGGTTCGAGTTCAGGGGTAATCATCCCTAAAAGCTGTCTTTGA